TTCTATTGGAAGTCCCAGGAGGAGTTCAAGACCAAGTTCGTGAAGGCGCGTATCGCCGAGGTGACGCGCTCCAACGACGGTCGTCTCCTGGTGAAGGGCGAGGACACGCTGGTCAAGCGGCCCATCGTCATCCCCTTCGACATCGTGGTTCACGCCATCGGCATGGATCCCAACGAGGAGAACCCCGAGATCAGTCGCGTCTTTGGTGTCGGCCTCGAGCGGCACGGCTACCTCGACCGCTCCGAGCACTACACCAACACCAACGGCTCGACGCGGCCGGGGATCTATGTGGCCGGCGCGGCCCTCGGCCCGGAGACCATCGACGATTCGATCTCCCAGGGCCGTTCGGCTGCCCTGCGTGCGGTTTCGGACCTGAATGCTCTGGTTCAACAGGCAAGCTAAGGGCAACGCCTCCGGCAAGGAGGTCGTCGAGCCGACTACCTTAGAGGTGTCGTTCGACGAGAACATCCTTGCCCTGAAGGTGGGGCAGCTGATGGAGGCCGTGAATGATCACGGCGGCCTCGAGGCCTTCGTAGAGGCCATCGAGACCAAGCATCAGCTCTTCGCCCGGGGGCTGACCCCGGAGGCGCTGGATACCATGGACGTGGCGGCGGTCACCACGCTGCTGGAGACCGTCTTCCCGTCCCGCCGCCGGCTGCGGCCGGTGGTGGCGTCCATGGACCAGGAGGCCCTGGTGGGCGCGGTCCGCGAGCTGATCCACGGCCGCGGCCAACTCGGCGACCGGATGGCGGCCTTCGTCGAGGCCTTCCCGGTTGCCGAGGACAAGAAGGCCCGCCGGGCGGCGGCGGATTTCGGCGCCGAGCTCCTGCACTTCCGCGACCCGGAACGCTATCCCCTGATGACCCGCTGGGTCTGGGATGTGAACACGGTTAGCGGATCGGCGCGGGAGTTCATCGCCGGCAACGACACCATGACGGAGATCCCGCTGGGCTCGGACCCGGGGACCTACGAGGGGATTCGTTCCGGCATCGCCGAACTGCTCACCGGCCAGGGCTTCTATCGCGACCTGCCCTACCTGGTGGACCTGGTGCTGGCCTGGGCCTACGCGGATTACATGCGGGCCATGTCGAGCTCCATGGGGCTGATGAAGTCCGAGTTCGGCGGGGATGATGACCCCACCGAGCCGGCGCGCAAGCTCCTGGGCATCGATGCGGGGCCCCAGCGCCAGGAACCGGAACAAAACGAGACCGTGCACTAAGACTGCACTTCGATCGCGGAGACAGACATGGCGATTCACGAGAAGTCACTGATCGATGACGATCGACTGCTGACCCACGACTCCCTGGTCGTGGACGGCGTCGATGTCTCGGGGCACTGGAACACCATGATTGCGCCCCGGACCCTGACGGACTACGACGACCAGTTCGAGGAGACCATCCAGGCCTACGCCGGGGGCGAGAACGTCCATCGGTGCTGGCAGTGCGGCTCCTGCACCAACTCCTGCTCGGTGTATGCGCTGAACACCGATTTCAATCCGCGCTACTGGATCTACCTGACCCGGCTCGGCCTCAAGGACGAGATCATCAAGGACAAGGAGATCATCTGGCAGTGCGTCTCCTGTAACAAGTGCACCAACATCTGCCCCAAGGACGTCCGCCCCGAGGGCGTGATGAAGGCCCTGGCGCACTGGATGGAGCACGAGGGGATCACCGAGGAGAAGCCCTCCACAACCTTCGACCACGTCTTCTGGGAGCAGATCGAGGAGCGTGGCCGGATCGAGGACACCCACGTCCTCATGGAATTCTTCAAGAAGACCAAGCAGTCCCTCTTCCAGGGCTGGGTCATCGAGTTCGGCAAGCGGCTGATGAAGCATCTGCCGGTGAAGATGGGCATCAACTCCGGCCTAAACATGGTCTTCCGGCCGAAGACCAAGTCCTGGGGCCGCACTGGTGACGTCCTCAAGCAGTACGTGCAGGAACAGAAGGAGGCCGCTCATGGCTAAGGTTGCTTACTATCCCGGCTGCGCCCTTGAGGGCACGGGCGGTCCCTACGATCGCTCCACCCGGGCGCTGGTCAAGAAGCTCGGCCTGGAGATGGAGGACGTCAGCGACTGGAACTGCTGCGGCGCCATGGAGGTGAAGAACGTTCACCCCATGCTGCAGACCTATCTCTCCTCGCGCGTCATGGCCATTGCGGCCGAGCAGCAGGGTTTCGATACCGTCATGGCCCCCTGCAACGGCTGCTATCACAACCTCAAGAAGGCCGAGTACGAGACCGCCACCTCCGACGAGACCATGAATACGGTCCAGGATCTGGCGAAGAAGTCCGACGACCCGGTCTACAAGGGTGATGTCCGTACGGTCCACCTGCTCGAGTGGCTCATGGAGGAACTCGGCCCCGAGGGTATCAAGGGCCGGATGAACAAGAGCCTCAACGGTATCAAGATCGCCAACTACTACGGCTGCATGTACACCCGGCCGCGGCAGATCTTCCCGGAGAAGGACCAGGGCGAGGGCTCCGAGTCCAGCTACCAGCCGCACTTCATGGACGATCTCCTGGGTGCCGCCGGCGCGGAGAATGTCGAGTTTCCGCTGAAGACCGCCTGCTGTGGCGGGGCGCACACCCTCTCCGATGCGGACACCTCGACCCAGCTGGTGCTGAACCTGCTGCAGGCCGCCGAGGATGCCGGCGCCGAGGTCATCGCCACGGAATGTCCGACCTGCCATACCGGGCTGGAGATGCACCAGGTGCGGGCCGAGACCGAATTCGGGATCCAGACCGGCGTGAAGGTGCTGTACTTCACCCAGCTCCTGGGCCTCGCCCTCGGCCTGTCTCCCCGGAAGCTCGGTATCCACGAGAACGTCAGCGACTCCATGGGTCTGCTCAAGGAGCGCGGCGTCGCCTAAGCGGAGGCCATCCGGGCGCCGGGGCCATTAGGCCCCGGCGAGGACCTGCAGTATCCGACAGGGGTAGGGGATGGAGTGCAACGGTTGCGAGTTCCGCCCGGAACTCTACTACGACGAGGGGTACCAGATCTGGGTTCGTCGAGAGGAGGACGGGACCCTGACGGTCGGTATGACCGACCTTTCGCAGACCATCGCCGGCAAGATCCTGACCCTTCGTGTTCGTCGTCCCGGTACCCGGCGTCCGTCGGGTAAGCCGGTTGCGACCATCGAGTCGGGGAAGTGGGCCGGCCCGGTCCCCAACGTCTTCGACTGCGAGATCCTCGAAGGGAACGAGGAGGCGCTGGAAGATCCGAGCCTGCTCAATATCGAGCCGTACGACGCCTGGATCGCCCGGGTCAATCCGGTCAACGGTCCCGACTCGGCGCTCGCCGACCTCAAGGTGGGCGAAGAAGCCCGAGAGGGCTACTGCCAGCGTGCCCGCGAAGAGGATATCCACTGTGAGCGGAATATCCGCTAGGGTCCCACGATGAACGAAGACCTCTATCTCGATAACGACGAGCAATCGGTCATCATCGTCATGACCAGCGGGCCGAGCACCCCCCAGCGGTGTGCGACCCCCTTCTACCTCGGTTCGATCCTCTCATCCATGGACGCGGAGGTTCGTATCTTCTTCACCATGGAAGGTGTCCGGCTCTGCCAGCGCGGTGTGCCGGAGAGTCTCCAGGCCATGGAGGGCGGGAAGTACGTCATCGAGTTCATGCGGGACGCCCGGAGTGCCGGGGTTGAGCTCCATCTCTGCAGCCCGGCCCTTCCGGGATATGAAATCGACCCGGAGAGGGATATCATCGACGAGGTGGACGAGGTTTCCGGTGGCGGCGTGCTCGCCGACCTGATCCTCTCCAGTGACAAGGTGATCACGTTCTAGAACACCGGACAATTTCAAAGCGTTAAACATTTAAGGAGGAAAGCAATGGGTGCCGTTCGCGGATGCGAGATTCCGGAGGACCTGCATTACAACATCGAGAACAACGTCTGGGTGCGTCGTGAGGACGACGGCACCGTGGCCGTTGGCATGACCTCGTACGCGGCCAACCTGGCCGGCGAGATCGTCTCCTACACCCCCAAGAAGGTCGGCAAGTCGGTGAAGCAGGACAAGTCCTGCGCCACCGTGGAGTCCGGCAAGTGGGTGGGTCCGGTGAAGACCCCCGTCGGCGGCGAGGTCACCGAGACCAACGAGGCGGTTGCCGGTAACCCGGGTCTGATCAACAAGGACCCCTATGGCGATGGCTGGCTGGTCAAGATCAAGCCGGACGACTGGGACGGCGAGAGCGGTGACCTGAAGACCGGTCAGGACGCCCTGGCGGGCTTCGAGTCCAAGATGGAAGCCGACGGCTTCGGCGGCTGCTAACTCCGCGTTGGCCCGCAGGCGGGAGCTGGCTCCGGCCAGCCCCGCCACGCCGACCGCAAGGGTCGGCCAACCGAATTCCTACGCGCGCGCCCGGGCAATTTTCGGGCGCGCGTTCTTCGACATAGGGTGGCCCCATGAGCGAGTGGATCGATACCGTTCGGCGCATCGAGGCGCTGGAAGACCTTTCCGTCGATGACGGGCTCATCGACGAGATGGCCGCGCGCTGGCAGCGTCTGCCCGGGCGCGAGGCCCACGGCATCAATTTCTACACGCCGACCTTCAAGGCCTACCAGACCTCCGAGATCGCCGATTGCGGCAAGAGCTCGTGGCCGGCCGTCTCCATCACCGGCGGCGACTGCAAGCTCCAGTGCGACCACTGCAAGGCCAAGATCCTCGAGCCGATGATCCCGGCCCGCACCCCCGAGGACCTCTGGCGCACGGTCAACGAGCTGGTGGAGGACGGCGCTCAGGGAATGCTCCTCACCGGTGGTTCCGACCACCAGAACGAGGTTCATTACGGCCCCTATTACGACACCATTCGCCGCATCAAGGACGAGTTCCCGGATTTCAGTATCGCCTGCCACACCGCGCTGGTGGACGAGGATGCCGCGAAGTGCATGGAGCAGTCCGGTATCGATGCGGCCATGATGGACGTCATCGGCGCCCAGGACACCATTACCCAGGTCTACCACCTGCGTCGCTCGGTGGACGACTTCGAGCAGACCCTCGAGACCCTGGTCAACAAGACCAACATGAAGGTGGTCCCCCATATCGTGGCCGGGCTCCACTACGGCCACCTGCTCGGCGAGTGGAACGCCCTGGAGATGCTCCAGCGCCATACGCCGGACGCCGTGGTGCTGGTCGTGGTCATGCCCTTCTACGCCCCGGACAGCCGCCCCTTCGTAACGCCGGATGCGGGTGCCGTGGGGAGCTTCTTCATGGACGCCCGGGAGGCGCTAGGCGAGACGCCCCTCCTGCTCGGCTGCGCCCGGCCGCCGGGGGAGACCAAGAGCCAGATCGACACCTACGCTGTCATGGCGGGCCTCAACGGCATCGCTCATCCGGCGGATGGCATGGTCGAGCTCGCCGCCCGGCTGGAGCGCCCGGTCCGCGTGACACCGGCCTGCTGTTCCATCGCTGTGGGTGACGAGGTCATGGCCCTGGAGAAGGATCCGGGGCTGGACATCGACGTTAACGCCGTCATCGAGCACGAGCGGCGTAGCCGCGAGCTGGCCCGCCAGGCCGGCAGCCTGGGCGGGATCCAGGTGGTCAACGCGGCCGGTGGTGGAGGAGGGTGCTGCGCATGAGCACCGAGACCTGGCGCGTCATCGACACCGGCGTCCGCCGGGCGGCGGAGAACATGGCGCTGGATCGTGCCATCCTCGAGGCGCACCAGGAGGGTGAGGCGCCGCACACCCTGCGGTTTCTGCAGTTCGAGCCCTCGGCGCTCCTCGGCTTCCACCAGAGCGTGGGCCAGGAGCTGCGCGAGGACTACTGTCGCGACAACGGCATCGAGATCCAGCGGCGGATCACCGGGGGTGGGGCGCTCTACTTCGACCAGACCCAGATCGGCTGGGAGCTCTTCCTGAACAAGCAGCGCCTGGGCACCGCCGACATGGGCGTCATTGCCGAGAAGATCTGCACCGCCGCCGCCGACGGGATGCGGCGGCTGGGCGTGGACGCCCACTTCCGGCCACGCAACGATATCGAGGTGGACGGCCGCAAGATCTCCGGGACCGGCGGCGCCTTCGATGGCGAGTCCATCATCTATCAGGGCACGCTCCTGGTGGACTTCGACGTCGAGCGGATGCTCCGCGTCCTCCAGATCCCGGCGGAGAAGCTCAGCGACAAGGCCATCGAGCACGCCCAGGACCGGGTCGCCAACCTCAAGACACTGCTGGGCGAGTCTCCCTCCATGGAGGCGGTGAAGTACCACCTCTCCAACGCCATTGGCGAGGCCTTCGACGTGGAGCTTCAGGAGACCGATATCCTGCTGCCCCGCGAGGACCAGCTCTATCGCGAGGCGCTGGCCGAGATCGACACCGACGACTGGGTCTACCAGACCGATCGCGCCACCGAGGATACCCCGACGGTGGAGGGGGTCTACCGCGGCGACGGCGGGCTCATGCGGGCGTCGGTCTGGGTGGACCGCCACCGGAACATGATCAAGCAGGTCTGGCTCACCGGGGACTTCTTCGTGAACCCCCGCCGCATGGTCCTGGACCTGGAAGGGGCGATGAAGGACACCCCGGTGGACCGCTTCGAACAGACGGTTTCGGAATTCTTTGACCGTTACCCGGTGGAGATGCTCCAGCTCCAGCGGGACGACTTCATCCGCGCCATTGGTCTTGCCCTCGAGCAGCTCGAGGACGAGGGCGGGGATACGGCCCGGGCTCAGGGGGAGTAATGCGGCAGGTGGACGTCCTGGTAATCGGTCTCGGTCCCGGGGGCGCCTCCGCGGCGGCCACGGCGGCCGAGGCCGGCCGGGAGGTCCTGGCCATCGAGCGCAACCGGGTCATCGGCGAGCCGGTCCAGTGCGCCGAGTTCATCCCGCGGCCCATGGGCCGCTACGCCCAGGGTGAAGGCGTCCTGCAACAGACCATCACCGGTATGAAGACCGCGCTGCCCTCCGGCGAGGTGGCAGAGTCGGAGTTCCCCGGCCTGATGATCGACCGGGCAGCCTTCGACCAGGCCATCGCCGAGCGCGCCCGGGCCGCCGGCGCCGAGCTGCGCTCGGCCACCCGCCTGGTCGACCTGGACCCGGCCAACCGGCGGGCCACCATCGCCGACGAGAGCGGCGAGACCGAGGTCGGCTTCGGCGTCCTGGTGGCCGCCGACGGCCCCCATTCCCCCAGCGCCAGATTTGCCGGCGTGCCGCCCCAGCGCACGGTGCAGACGCGCCAGTACACGGTGCCGCTGCTCTCGGAGTACCCGGACACCGATATCTGGCTCTCCGATGAATTCCCCGGGGGGTATGGCTGGCTCTTCCCGCGCGCCGGGGTCGCCAACATCGGGCTCGGGATCGATCGAGCCGTGGATCGCGATCTCAAGACGCCGCTGGAAGAGCTCCACGCCCATCTGGTGGAGCAGGGTCTGGTGGGCGAGGAGATCCTCGGCCGCACCGGTGGCGCCATCCCGGTGGGCGGGCTGCGCGAGCACCTGGTGCTCGACGGCCCGCTCCTCCTGGTGGGCGACGCCGCCGGCCTGACCCACCCCATTACCGGCGCCGGGATCGCGGCTGGGGTGGTCTCCGGCGAGCGGGCCGGCGAGGCCGCGGCCGCCTGGCTGGACGGGGACGACGAGGCGCTGGAGGATTACGAGGAAGATGTTCGGGACCAGTTCGAGACCAGCGTTGCGCGAGGGGTTGCGCGTCGCCAGGAGCTGGACCGGATCTGGCGAACTCCTGCGGCTTCGGAGGATGCCAACCTCCGTCGCGGCTGGATCGCCTTCGACGAGTATTTTGCCGCCTGAGGCGGCCGCCGGGACGTCCGCGCCCGGGATACGACCACGAACGGGATAGACCACAAGGGGATCAGGAGCATGAGCGTTCGAGCCGATGAAGCAGTTGCGCCGGTGAATTTCTACCGTCCCGACTACAACGTGAAGACCCCGGACATGCAGTCGCCGGAGTATGTGCAGATGTCCCAGGCGGCGGCCATCAGCCTGGGCCTGGTGCCGGGCCAGATGCACCGCACGGCCTGCACCCACTGCCTCAACCTCCTGGTCACCTACCAGGAGGGCTGCCGGGCCAACTGTGCCTACTGCGGCCTGGCGCGCCATCGCGAGGAGAACCGCGACTACGCCGATCGCAACTTCATCCGCGTCGACTGGCCCACCGCCCGGTACGACGAAATCATCGAGAAGGTGAAGAACGGCGAGGACAACGGCCAGTTCCAGCGGATGTGCATCTCCCAGATCACCCACCCCAAGTCCGACGGTGACACTTTCGAGCTGCTGGACAAGTGGGTGGCCGAGGTACCGCACATCCCGGTCTCCATCCTCTCCAACCCGACCACCCTCGGGTACGACGACCTGGTGGCACTGCGTGACCGTGGCGCCGACATCTTTACCGTCGCCCTGGACGCCGTGACCCCGGAGATCTTCGACCAGACCCGTGGCAAGGCGGTGGACAGCCCCCACACCTTCGCGGGCTACTGGCAGGCGCTGGAATGGGCCGCCGAGATCTTCGGCCCCGAGAAGTTCGGTGCCCACCTCATCTGCGGCATGGGCGAGACCGAGCGGGAGATCCTCGAGGTCTGCCAGCGCATCAAGGACATGGGCGGCCATAACCACATGTTCGCCTTCTTCCCCGAGCAGGGCTCCATGATGGAGGACTGGGAGCCGGTGGACCGCGGCCAGTGGCGCCGTGTCCAGCTCGGCCGCTTCATCATCGACTACGCCGGCGGCCACTTCGACCACATGGGCTTCAACGAAGAGGGCCAGATCGTCGACTACGGCATGCCCCAGGAGGAGGTCGAGGCGCTCATCAGCTCCGGCAAGCCCTTCCAGACCTCCGGCTGCCCCGGCAAGGACGACGAAGAGGTGTCCGCCTGCAATCGCCCCTACGGCGATTCCAGCCCCATGGACATCCTCTCCTTCCCCTTCGCCCTCAACAGCAAGGACGTGGGCTACGTCCGTCGCCAGATGGCCGGTGAGGACATTGGCACCCTCGATCCCGAGGTAGACCTGGACGACTGAGTCCAGGCGCTGACGGGCCCCCGCAGAGGGCCCGGATGGACAGCCCGACGCCCCCGACCCCGACCGGTCTCTTGCCGCTCGGGGTCGGGGGCGTCTTTCGTACGGCATTGGAAAATCGACCTCCCGACCGTCTTCTCGTAGGCGGCCTCCTACATGAGGATCAAGGATCCGGGAAAGCCTGCAGCCATTCCCTTTAATAATTGATCGGTAATGTTCTAAATTGCTGTTGTGCCGGGAAAATTTTCTTGACACCCAAAGCCACCTCCGCAATAGTCGGAATCGGCCCGAATATAACAACGTACTAACTTGTTTAAGTCGTGAACGGGCCCCCACGAATGCGAGAGGAGCATGCAAGATGGAAAAGAAAATGATGAAAGGGACCCTGAAGATCGGCAGCGTCGCCGCCGCCACGGCCGTCGCCCTGGCGCTACCGGCCACCGCCTCGGCCACCAACGGTTACCAGCTCATCGGCGTCGGCGCCTACCAGAAGGGGATGGCCGGTGCCGTCACTGCCGCTCCCAAGAGCGCCATGACCGCCATCAGTAACCCCGCCGGCATGGCCGCCATCGGCAGCCGCGCCGACTTCTCCATGGAAGCCTTCATGCCGGAGCGCACGGCGGACTTCACGAAGAACAAGATGGGTACCAGCCCGGAAAATGGTGAGGCCATTAAGAGTGAGGCCGAGCTTTACGGTGTTCCCGCCATCGGTTGGACGGCTCCGACCTCCGAGGGTTCCGACCTCTACTTCGGTGGTGGTATGTATGGCACGTCGGGCCTGGGCGTCGACTACGGCCGTGGCAATTTCGCCCCGGGCTCCGCAGCTGGGCATACAAATGTCGATTTTAGTGGGTACAGCGCCATCACTTTCTGGCAGATGGCGCCGTCCCTCGCTTGGCGCGCCAGCGACGACCTCAAGCTCGGTGCTTCCCTCAATATCGATTATCAGTCGGTTGGTTTCCAGCAGCGCATTACCGGCGATACAGGGACTGCGCCAGGTCCGCTAAATTCCAGCTTCCTGCTTGGCAGGACTGCCAATGCTTTTGGTTACGGGTTTACCCTCGGTGCTCTTTACGAGATCAACGACATGGTGACCGTAGGCGCAAATTACAAGAGTAAGCAATCGTTCGGCGATCTTGAATATCAGCTGCGTGATGGTGACATCTCCGCTTTCCCGGACGGCGCCGGTAACAGGGTTTACTCCAGAGACGGTACTTATAAACTCGGCCTGGACTTCCCGCAGCAGTTCGCGGTTGGTGTAAAGGTTCAACCGATGGAGGCCCTGACCGTTGCCGCCGACGTGAAGTGGATCAACTGGTCGGATACGATGGATGAACTTGCAGTGAAGGGGGACTTCAGGACGCGAGTCGGGGGCGATGCCGATGGGAATGCCGCCATGGATCCGGGTTGGGATGACCAGACCGTCTATGCCCTGGCCGTCGACTACGCGGTCAACTCCGATCTCGATGTGCGGGCCGGCTACAATTATGCTGAGGCACCCATTGGCGAGGAAGACGTCTTCTCGAACATCCTCCTTCCGGCGATGACTGAGTCGCACCTGACCCTCGGTGCGACCTATGAGTTTAATAATCGCTGGGAAGCGTCCTTCGCCTACATGAAGGCCGCCAACAACTCGGTGACCGGTAAGGGCGATATCCCGGAGTCTTACCAGGGTTCGTTCGGCGAGGATTCGCAAACCAAGATCGACCTCGAAGAGACCTCCTATAGCATCAACCTCGGCTATCGCTTCTAGGTAACCGAGCGGCCCGGGGCACCCCCGCCCCGGGCATTTCACCGTCGTCAACGAATATTCCGGAGTAGATTCCCATGCGCACGACCCTACGGCGCCTGGTGGCGCCCCTGCTCGTCGTCGGCCTTGGCAGCGTCAGTGCCACGGCCGCCGCCGAGGAGACCTATCTCAAGCCCTTCATCCTCGCCGATGGCGATGCCGGCCCGGTGGCCGAGGCCGCCGACAACGCCATCGCCGCGGTGGAGGAGGCCGGCTTCCGTGTCGCCGGCCGGTACAACCCCTATGGCGATACCCATGTCATCGCCGTGACCCATCCCGCGCTCCAGGAGG
This window of the Thiohalospira halophila DSM 15071 genome carries:
- a CDS encoding 4Fe-4S dicluster domain-containing protein, with amino-acid sequence MAIHEKSLIDDDRLLTHDSLVVDGVDVSGHWNTMIAPRTLTDYDDQFEETIQAYAGGENVHRCWQCGSCTNSCSVYALNTDFNPRYWIYLTRLGLKDEIIKDKEIIWQCVSCNKCTNICPKDVRPEGVMKALAHWMEHEGITEEKPSTTFDHVFWEQIEERGRIEDTHVLMEFFKKTKQSLFQGWVIEFGKRLMKHLPVKMGINSGLNMVFRPKTKSWGRTGDVLKQYVQEQKEAAHG
- a CDS encoding CoB--CoM heterodisulfide reductase iron-sulfur subunit B family protein, which translates into the protein MAKVAYYPGCALEGTGGPYDRSTRALVKKLGLEMEDVSDWNCCGAMEVKNVHPMLQTYLSSRVMAIAAEQQGFDTVMAPCNGCYHNLKKAEYETATSDETMNTVQDLAKKSDDPVYKGDVRTVHLLEWLMEELGPEGIKGRMNKSLNGIKIANYYGCMYTRPRQIFPEKDQGEGSESSYQPHFMDDLLGAAGAENVEFPLKTACCGGAHTLSDADTSTQLVLNLLQAAEDAGAEVIATECPTCHTGLEMHQVRAETEFGIQTGVKVLYFTQLLGLALGLSPRKLGIHENVSDSMGLLKERGVA
- a CDS encoding glycine cleavage system protein H; protein product: MECNGCEFRPELYYDEGYQIWVRREEDGTLTVGMTDLSQTIAGKILTLRVRRPGTRRPSGKPVATIESGKWAGPVPNVFDCEILEGNEEALEDPSLLNIEPYDAWIARVNPVNGPDSALADLKVGEEAREGYCQRAREEDIHCERNIR
- a CDS encoding DsrE family protein translates to MNEDLYLDNDEQSVIIVMTSGPSTPQRCATPFYLGSILSSMDAEVRIFFTMEGVRLCQRGVPESLQAMEGGKYVIEFMRDARSAGVELHLCSPALPGYEIDPERDIIDEVDEVSGGGVLADLILSSDKVITF
- a CDS encoding glycine cleavage system protein H, with translation MGAVRGCEIPEDLHYNIENNVWVRREDDGTVAVGMTSYAANLAGEIVSYTPKKVGKSVKQDKSCATVESGKWVGPVKTPVGGEVTETNEAVAGNPGLINKDPYGDGWLVKIKPDDWDGESGDLKTGQDALAGFESKMEADGFGGC
- a CDS encoding radical SAM protein; this encodes MSEWIDTVRRIEALEDLSVDDGLIDEMAARWQRLPGREAHGINFYTPTFKAYQTSEIADCGKSSWPAVSITGGDCKLQCDHCKAKILEPMIPARTPEDLWRTVNELVEDGAQGMLLTGGSDHQNEVHYGPYYDTIRRIKDEFPDFSIACHTALVDEDAAKCMEQSGIDAAMMDVIGAQDTITQVYHLRRSVDDFEQTLETLVNKTNMKVVPHIVAGLHYGHLLGEWNALEMLQRHTPDAVVLVVVMPFYAPDSRPFVTPDAGAVGSFFMDAREALGETPLLLGCARPPGETKSQIDTYAVMAGLNGIAHPADGMVELAARLERPVRVTPACCSIAVGDEVMALEKDPGLDIDVNAVIEHERRSRELARQAGSLGGIQVVNAAGGGGGCCA
- a CDS encoding lipoate--protein ligase family protein gives rise to the protein MSTETWRVIDTGVRRAAENMALDRAILEAHQEGEAPHTLRFLQFEPSALLGFHQSVGQELREDYCRDNGIEIQRRITGGGALYFDQTQIGWELFLNKQRLGTADMGVIAEKICTAAADGMRRLGVDAHFRPRNDIEVDGRKISGTGGAFDGESIIYQGTLLVDFDVERMLRVLQIPAEKLSDKAIEHAQDRVANLKTLLGESPSMEAVKYHLSNAIGEAFDVELQETDILLPREDQLYREALAEIDTDDWVYQTDRATEDTPTVEGVYRGDGGLMRASVWVDRHRNMIKQVWLTGDFFVNPRRMVLDLEGAMKDTPVDRFEQTVSEFFDRYPVEMLQLQRDDFIRAIGLALEQLEDEGGDTARAQGE
- a CDS encoding geranylgeranyl reductase family protein, whose protein sequence is MRQVDVLVIGLGPGGASAAATAAEAGREVLAIERNRVIGEPVQCAEFIPRPMGRYAQGEGVLQQTITGMKTALPSGEVAESEFPGLMIDRAAFDQAIAERARAAGAELRSATRLVDLDPANRRATIADESGETEVGFGVLVAADGPHSPSARFAGVPPQRTVQTRQYTVPLLSEYPDTDIWLSDEFPGGYGWLFPRAGVANIGLGIDRAVDRDLKTPLEELHAHLVEQGLVGEEILGRTGGAIPVGGLREHLVLDGPLLLVGDAAGLTHPITGAGIAAGVVSGERAGEAAAAWLDGDDEALEDYEEDVRDQFETSVARGVARRQELDRIWRTPAASEDANLRRGWIAFDEYFAA
- a CDS encoding radical SAM protein codes for the protein MSVRADEAVAPVNFYRPDYNVKTPDMQSPEYVQMSQAAAISLGLVPGQMHRTACTHCLNLLVTYQEGCRANCAYCGLARHREENRDYADRNFIRVDWPTARYDEIIEKVKNGEDNGQFQRMCISQITHPKSDGDTFELLDKWVAEVPHIPVSILSNPTTLGYDDLVALRDRGADIFTVALDAVTPEIFDQTRGKAVDSPHTFAGYWQALEWAAEIFGPEKFGAHLICGMGETEREILEVCQRIKDMGGHNHMFAFFPEQGSMMEDWEPVDRGQWRRVQLGRFIIDYAGGHFDHMGFNEEGQIVDYGMPQEEVEALISSGKPFQTSGCPGKDDEEVSACNRPYGDSSPMDILSFPFALNSKDVGYVRRQMAGEDIGTLDPEVDLDD
- a CDS encoding OmpP1/FadL family transporter; its protein translation is MEKKMMKGTLKIGSVAAATAVALALPATASATNGYQLIGVGAYQKGMAGAVTAAPKSAMTAISNPAGMAAIGSRADFSMEAFMPERTADFTKNKMGTSPENGEAIKSEAELYGVPAIGWTAPTSEGSDLYFGGGMYGTSGLGVDYGRGNFAPGSAAGHTNVDFSGYSAITFWQMAPSLAWRASDDLKLGASLNIDYQSVGFQQRITGDTGTAPGPLNSSFLLGRTANAFGYGFTLGALYEINDMVTVGANYKSKQSFGDLEYQLRDGDISAFPDGAGNRVYSRDGTYKLGLDFPQQFAVGVKVQPMEALTVAADVKWINWSDTMDELAVKGDFRTRVGGDADGNAAMDPGWDDQTVYALAVDYAVNSDLDVRAGYNYAEAPIGEEDVFSNILLPAMTESHLTLGATYEFNNRWEASFAYMKAANNSVTGKGDIPESYQGSFGEDSQTKIDLEETSYSINLGYRF